The Zea mays cultivar B73 chromosome 7, Zm-B73-REFERENCE-NAM-5.0, whole genome shotgun sequence DNA segment ATCTTGGGCAGCAAGCATGGCATATGTATCATTATCTAAATCACTGGCTGATGAGTACTCACCATTTTCTCTTATAATTAGCACACGCTTGCTTGGGCAGTCCCTTCGGATGTGCCCAAATCCTTTACATTGGAGGCACTGGATGTCCTTTGTTCTTCCCGTTGAAGCAATAGAAGATGATTTGGCTGCAGCTTGGGAGGATGCTTTCCCTGTCTCAATAGCACGAGAAGGTGCTGATTTCGATGTTGTTGTGGATGACCGGTTGGAAACATCTCCCTGAAAATCATGGTTAGTGCTAGCAGCACTAGTGCGGGGCTGCCATGATGTATTGCGACCTGCATAAGTATTAGCTCTCccgcgtcgtccctgcacttctctTTCAGCCTTACAAGCAAAATGGAATAATCGAGTAATGTTATTGTAGTCCTTGTAAGCTAAGATATCTTGAATTTCTCTTGTCAAACCACCCACGAACCTAGACATTGCAGCCTCTTCATTTTCTACCAGACCACATCTTAGCATGCCTATTTGTAATTCTTGATAGTACTCCTCAACAGATTTGTTACCTTGCCTAAGCTGTCGTAATTTATGTAATaagtcacgagcataataggaaggaacaaaacgACTACGCATGATTCTTTTTAAAGCATTCCAAGTTTGTGGTATGGCAGCTGGGTGTGTAGTTTGGTACTCATGCCACCAAATAGAAGCAAAGTTTGTGaattcactagtagcagctctaaccttgTTAACTTCAGAAAATTCATAGCATGCAAATTTTTGATCTACCGATAGTTCCCAAGTTAGATATGCATCAGGATCATATTTTCCATCAAAAGGTGGTATTGAAAATTTAATTCTTCCTAGAGAATCATCATTTTCACGTACCTCACGTCGTGGAGGTCGACCACCCATGCCATGACGATCGCGCCGTTGGTGTCGTCGATGCCTATTAGATCGGTCATCATGCTCGGTGTCCGCTGAATACTCCATATCATCATCTCTTGCTGTACTAGCAATGGAACCATTACCGTCATTATCACCTTGTTGCCTACCTTCACGCCCAAATTGTTCCATCCTATCTAATCGTGTAATAATTGCTGCAAGAGAGGTGTTAGTAGCAGCAAGTGTTTGTTCCAATGTGGTCAATGTGTTGTTGGCAACAATTTGTGCCGTTTCTAATTGACCAATGCGCTCATTGGTTACTTGAACATCTTCGTTGAGAGCATCTGTGTGCAACCTTACTTGACGTTCAAAATGTTGAATGATGCCCGCTGTTCGTGGAGAATGTGGAGGCCGCGCATTTGCATCCTCTGCCATGGTTAGTGCAAAAGAGATACAAAAACAAGTAATGCAGCCTAGTAGTTGCTAGGATGTGGATGGATAAATACTGTCTCACTAGCAAGAAATCAAGCTCTTACAAATTCTCACCACAATACAGGAGGTGCCAACAAACAGCAAGAACAACAACAACGGTGGCAGCTAGCACAACCTTGTGGTGTTGTAGAAAAATTTGTGGATTTATAGGTAGCTGCACTTTCAATAGTTCCAAGGAATAGCTAGTACCACGTTAGCCACAACAAGTTGAATAAACGTTCCACAATGGTGTTGTGCTGGTCCTAGTCCAAACCGTAATAGAGACGCGAGCCGTTACACAAATAGTATCACCAAAAGCTGAGAACAACAATCTGATTTCTGAAACTATAAAAAAAGAAGGCACACAAACTGCCTTTTGTTTTGTtgcacttacaaattttatcTACCAAAATTCAGAACtggtttttttctctctcttttgttTTGCACGTGTCTTTTTTTTGTTTTGCTGATTAGTGCGGCTTTTTTTGTGCACTCGCCTTTTGCTTTCTCTTCTTTTTGGTTGAATTGCAGCAAGAGGTCTAAACTGGTGATTGAAACAAGGTGGCGCGAACTCGAAACTCTAGCGGTAAGAAAACtttagaccagcaactcgacccaAATGCAGCAACCGTGAATTCAACAAGTCGAAAACTAAGTAGTAAAGCAAAGGCTCAAACTGTTTTTAGGTGAATTTCTGATCTAAATATATCTTTGGGCAAAAGTGGACTGTAGGTAAATAAAATAAGGAAGATGGAGATCTCTCACCGAGCAACCTGAaatttgataccacttgataaacccaacaggtagaagggtgcccgatctttcgatgagagatgatggaggtggaaaacttgttggagaatgacgttggctgcccgactaccacaaccaagatggtgtggcgccttgagcgacaggtacaccttctcctgataactacgatttggggtggaggtcgacgttgtgctatccgactacaacaaccacaagggtgctgcgccttagcgatagttacaccggctcctgttgttgctgctcttgccatgccaagaacagccttgaacctgcaagcaatcgagaacaagcaagaacaagataacaAGCAAACACGCACGGATCTGATAAAGTTGGGGTCCCGTTTCAAGTATtcgggtggtctagccgacacacgcgtttacaaggaagtagcaaaggctaaacttacatcaaacaaaacccaagttctttggtggctgctagttgcttaaatagagaaATAGGAAGAAGGAATTCTGGTGGAGTTATGAAGTTCCCTCGGCAGTTCCTGGACGCCTCGGGTGTAGTCTCCCATTAATTCTTGATCCACCAGCAAGTAGACGAAgggagctttccaacaagtattTATTTGCATTAAACGGCCTTGGAAGTTGGAAGATATGCCCCATTTAAACTTGTACTGGATGCTGTTACGAAATCCACTCGGGTGCAGCAGCCTTTATGGCTTCTCTAGTCcaagatggttcacctcccaaacacctaAGCATAATAAAGTCATCGCAAGGCTTTAGTACCTCATTTAAAGAAGAATTAGCTTCAATAGCAAGGaacgagttcacctgataattaaGTTTACGTGCACGGGCTCGTGTCATTGGTCCTTGATTAGTTACAAATGGTGAAGTGGTCACTGGTATGGTTGTATCAatgatagtgatgtcctcatcaagtttttgccaccggaaccatttcttcgtttttcgcaacgaacatgcccaatccactactttaggtccaaaactcatgtttggggtggtttcgcacaatttcgttgtcacacgtcacccattccgaaaacgggtgtcggaggtgcatacaaagcacgagtttttgccaccggaaacatttctttgtttttcacaacgaacatgcccaatccactactttaggtccaaaactcatgtttcgggtggtttcgcgcaatttcgttgccgcacgtcacccattctaaaaacgggtgtgggggtgcatacaaagcacgagttttttccaccggaaccatttcttcgtttttcgtaacgaacattcccaatccactactttaggtccaaaactcatgtttggggtgtttcgcacaattttgttgtcgcacgtcacccattccgaaaacgggtgtcgggtgcatacaaagcacgagtttttgccaccggaaccatttttcgtttttcgcaacgaacatgcccaatccactactttacatccaaaactcatgtttggggtggattcgcgcaatttcgttgccgcacgtcacccattccgaaaacgggtgtcgggtgcataaaaagcacgagtttttgccaccggaaccatttcttcgttttttgcaacgaacatgccacactactttaggtccaaaactcatgtttggtgtggtttctcgcaatttcgttgtcgcacgtcacccattccgaaaacgggtgtcgggtgcatacaaagcacgagtttttgccaccggaaccatttcttcgtttttcgcaacgaacatgcccaatccactactttaggtctaaaactcatgtttggggtggtttcgcgcaaattcgttgccgcacgtcacccattccgaaaacggttgtcgagggtgcacacaaagcacgagtttttgccaccggaaccatttcttcgtttttcgcaacgaacatgcccaatcgactactttaggtacaaaactgatgtttggggttgtttcgcgcaatttcgctgccgcacgtcactcattccgaaaacgagtgtcgggtgcataaaagcacgagtttttgccaccggaaccatttcttcgtttttcgtaacgaacatgcccaatccactactttaggtccaaaactcatgtttggggtggtttcgcacaatttcgttgttgcacgtcacccattccgaaaacgggtgtcgggtgcatacagagcacgagtttttgccaccggaaccatttcttcgtttttcgcaaagaacatgcccaatccactactttaggtccaaaactcatgtttggggtggtttcgcgcaatttcgttgtcgcacgtcacccattccgaaaacgggtgtcgagtgcatacaaagcacgagtttttgccaccggaaccatttcttcgtttttcgcaacgaacatgcccaatccactactttaggtccaaaactcatgtttggggtggtttcgcacaatttcgttgtcacacgtcacccattccgaaaacgggtgtcggaggtgcatacaaagcacgagtttttgccaccggaaacatttctttgtttttcacaacgaacatgcccaatccactactttaggtccaaaactcatgtttcgggtggtttcgcgcaatttcgttgccgcacgtcacccattctaaaaacgggtgtgggggtgcatacaaa contains these protein-coding regions:
- the LOC118472926 gene encoding uncharacterized protein — translated: MAEDANARPPHSPRTAGIIQHFERQVRLHTDALNEDVQVTNERIGQLETAQIVANNTLTTLEQTLAATNTSLAAIITRLDRMEQFGREGRQQGDNDGNGSIASTARDDDMEYSADTEHDDRSNRHRRHQRRDRHGMGGRPPRREVRENDDSLGRIKFSIPPFDGKYDPDAYLTWELSVDQKFACYEFSEVNKVRAATSEFTNFASIWWHEYQTTHPAAIPQTWNALKRIMRSRFVPSYYARDLLHKLRQLRQGNKSVEEYYQELQIGMLRCGLVENEEAAMSRFVGGLTREIQDILAYKDYNNITRLFHFACKAEREVQGRRGRANTYAGRNTSWQPRTSAASTNHDFQGDVSNRSSTTTSKSAPSRAIETGKASSQAAAKSSSIASTGRTKDIQCLQCKGFGHIRRDCPSKRVLIIRENGEYSSASDLDNDTYAMLAAQDAEKENDNEEHIGAEHAEHYESLVVRRVLSAQIIKAEQNQRHNLFQTKCVVLERSCRIIIDGGSCNNLASTTMVEKLGLKTLPHPHPYYIQWFNDSGKLKVTRMVRVEFTIGSYHDYIDCDVVPMQACSMLFGRPWQFDKDTVHHGKTNHYSFMHNEKKLVLHPMSPDAILKDEVARACKEKNKSVHNKNLGAAKELVQHKSDNSKSA